The proteins below are encoded in one region of Candidatus Baltobacteraceae bacterium:
- the lipB gene encoding lipoyl(octanoyl) transferase LipB: protein MTSASLVDLGLRPYREVWDMQHAIHERVRAGESPDTWIVVEHTPTITLGRTAKAQNVLLARDVLAARGVDVIEIERGGDVTYHGPGQLVVYPIRKLARFREIVPLVRALEGAAIETCAAFGVATQRWSEHAGVWAGRNQICAIGLAVQKMTSLHGIALNVNTALDYDRLINPCGFSDRGITSLSRETGREITVSQAKPTLLAALERTFDITFQPAPNVPYCHADNRPVLAGITDTR from the coding sequence ATGACCTCCGCGTCGCTCGTGGATCTCGGGCTGCGTCCGTATCGTGAGGTATGGGATATGCAGCACGCTATCCACGAGCGCGTGCGCGCCGGCGAATCGCCGGATACCTGGATCGTCGTCGAACACACGCCCACCATCACGCTCGGGCGAACGGCCAAAGCGCAGAACGTCTTGCTCGCGCGCGACGTGCTCGCGGCACGCGGCGTCGACGTAATTGAGATCGAGCGCGGCGGCGACGTCACCTATCACGGGCCTGGACAGCTGGTCGTCTATCCGATTCGCAAACTCGCACGTTTTCGCGAGATCGTACCGCTGGTGCGAGCGCTCGAGGGCGCGGCGATCGAGACTTGCGCGGCCTTCGGCGTAGCGACGCAACGATGGAGCGAGCATGCCGGCGTTTGGGCCGGACGCAATCAAATCTGCGCGATCGGGCTGGCCGTGCAAAAAATGACCTCGCTGCATGGAATCGCCCTCAACGTCAACACGGCGCTCGACTACGACCGGCTCATCAACCCTTGCGGTTTCTCGGACCGCGGCATTACGAGCTTAAGTCGAGAAACCGGCCGCGAGATAACCGTGTCGCAAGCAAAGCCGACGCTACTCGCCGCCCTGGAACGCACCTTCGATATAACCTTTCAACCAGCTCCCAACGTCCCATATTGTCATGCCGAC
- the lpdA gene encoding dihydrolipoyl dehydrogenase, producing the protein MAEHQVDAVVIGAGPGGYHAAIRLGQLGKKVICVDRDEVGGVCLNWGCIPTKALLHVGEITRQIGHAEALGIKVKGYDIEREGVAKFKTDVVNSNVGGVKTLFKANNVQFLYGEASFKSATEIVVKNKDGGQDSIKAQNVVIATGSAPIDVKAWPHDGEFIINSDDAVQMKKIPKTMLVIGGGVIGLEFATVYTRLGAKVLVIEALSQILTGTDVEISKTLGRILKKQGVEIMLGTKVGAIARAGKTVKATFNGEGTNGKDETRDFECVLVAVGRRPVTDGLNIEAAGLKTNERGFIDVDAQRRTSVSNVFAIGDITGAPMLAHKGMKEGVIAAEVIGGDKSAAFDPVAIPNCVYTDPEVATVGLSEEEAKAQGYEVRIGKFPLAASGRARTMNESDGMIKLVGDAKSDLLLGMHIVAPQAESLIGEGVIALEMGATLEDIGLSIHPHPTLTEGIMDAAEAAHGKAIHIVNPKPKTPVAAGK; encoded by the coding sequence TTGGCTGAACATCAGGTTGACGCGGTCGTCATCGGCGCGGGTCCGGGCGGATACCATGCCGCCATCCGGCTGGGACAGCTCGGCAAAAAAGTCATCTGCGTCGATCGCGACGAGGTCGGCGGCGTCTGTCTGAATTGGGGCTGCATTCCGACCAAGGCGCTGTTGCACGTCGGCGAGATCACGCGCCAAATCGGGCACGCCGAGGCGCTCGGGATCAAGGTCAAGGGTTACGACATCGAACGCGAAGGCGTCGCGAAGTTCAAAACCGACGTCGTTAACTCCAACGTCGGCGGCGTGAAGACGCTCTTCAAGGCCAATAACGTCCAATTCTTGTACGGCGAAGCATCGTTTAAGAGCGCGACCGAGATCGTCGTGAAGAATAAGGATGGCGGCCAAGATTCGATCAAGGCGCAGAACGTCGTGATCGCAACGGGCTCCGCACCGATCGACGTAAAGGCCTGGCCGCACGACGGCGAGTTCATTATCAACTCCGACGACGCCGTTCAGATGAAAAAGATTCCGAAGACCATGCTCGTCATCGGCGGCGGCGTGATCGGCCTGGAGTTCGCGACCGTGTACACGCGCTTGGGCGCGAAGGTTCTGGTGATCGAAGCGCTCTCGCAGATTCTCACCGGCACCGATGTCGAAATATCCAAAACGCTCGGACGTATTCTCAAAAAACAAGGCGTCGAGATCATGCTCGGCACGAAAGTCGGCGCGATCGCGCGCGCGGGCAAGACCGTCAAAGCGACCTTCAACGGCGAAGGCACGAACGGAAAGGACGAGACGCGCGACTTCGAATGCGTGCTCGTTGCCGTCGGGCGCCGCCCCGTGACCGACGGGCTCAATATCGAAGCGGCCGGCCTCAAAACCAACGAGCGCGGCTTCATCGACGTCGACGCGCAGCGCCGCACGTCGGTCTCGAACGTCTTTGCGATCGGCGACATCACGGGCGCCCCGATGCTCGCGCATAAGGGCATGAAGGAAGGCGTCATCGCGGCCGAAGTCATCGGCGGCGACAAGTCGGCGGCCTTCGACCCGGTTGCAATTCCGAACTGCGTTTACACCGATCCCGAAGTGGCGACGGTCGGCCTTTCGGAAGAGGAAGCAAAGGCGCAAGGCTACGAGGTGCGCATCGGCAAGTTCCCACTCGCGGCCAGCGGGCGCGCGCGCACGATGAACGAGAGCGACGGCATGATCAAACTGGTCGGCGATGCGAAGAGCGATCTGCTGCTCGGCATGCACATCGTCGCGCCGCAAGCGGAGTCGTTGATCGGCGAAGGCGTCATCGCGCTCGAGATGGGCGCGACGCTCGAAGATATCGGGCTCTCGATCCACCCGCATCCGACCCTTACCGAAGGCATCATGGATGCGGCCGAAGCCGCGCACGGAAAAGCGATTCACATCGTCAATCCCAAGCCGAAAACGCCGGTCGCAGCCGGGAAATGA